One Denticeps clupeoides chromosome 12, fDenClu1.1, whole genome shotgun sequence genomic window carries:
- the wnt7aa gene encoding wingless-type MMTV integration site family, member 7Aa, translated as MSRRTRRWIFHFFLCLGIVYLKIGGLSSVVALGASIICNKIPGLAPRQRTICQSRPDAIIVIGEGAQMGINECQFQFKSGRWNCSALGERTVFGKELKVGSKEAAFTYAIIAAGVAHAITAACTQGNLSGCGCDKEKQGFYNQEEGWKWGGCSADIRYGLSFSKVFVDAREIRQNARTLMNLHNNEVGRKILEKNMRLECKCHGVSGSCTTKTCWTTLPKFRQLGYVLKDKYNHAVHVEPVRASRNKRPKFLKIKNPYSFRKPMDTDLVYIEKSPNYCEADPLTGSTGTQGRICNKTAQQSNSCDLMCCGRGYNTHMYSRVWQCNCKFLWCCYVKCNTCSERTEVYTCK; from the exons ATGAGCCGGAGAACGCGGCGCTggatatttcacttttttctctgCCTGGGGATTGTGTATTTGAAAATCGG GGGCCTGTCGTCCGTGGTCGCGCTGGGAGCCAGCATTATCTGCAACAAGATCCCCGGCCTGGCCCCTCGGCAGAGGACGATCTGTCAGAGTCGCCCCGACGCCATCATCGTCATCGGCGAGGGCGCGCAGATGGGCATCAACGAGTGCCAGTTCCAGTTCAAGAGCGGCCGCTGGAACTGCTCGGCCCTGGGCGAGAGGACCGTGTTCGGAAAAGAGTTGAAAGTGG GCAGTAAGGAGGCGGCCTTCACCTACGCCATCATAGCGGCGGGAGTGGCCCACGCTATCACGGCGGCCTGCACCCAGGGCAACCTGAGTGGCTGTGGCTGCGATAAAGAGAAGCAGGGCTTCTACAACCAGGAGGAGGGCTGGAAGTGGGGCGGCTGCTCGGCAGATATCCGCTACGGCCTCAGTTTTTCCAAGGTGTTTGTGGACGCGCGGGAGATAAGGCAGAACGCCCGGACACTCATGAATCTGCATAACAACGAAGTCGGACGAAAG aTTTTGGAGAAGAACATGCGACTGGAATGCAAGTGCCATGGGGTGTCTGGCTCCTGCACGACGAAGACCTGTTGGACTACCCTCCCCAAGTTCCGTCAGCTGGGCTACGTCCTGAAGGACAAGTACAACCACGCCGTGCACGTGGAGCCGGTTCGCGCCAGCCGCAACAAGAGGCCCAAGTTCCTCAAAATCAAGAACCCGTACTCCTTCCGCAAGCCCATGGACACGGACCTGGTGTACATCGAGAAGTCGCCCAACTACTGCGAAGCGGACCCGCTGACGGGCAGCACGGGGACGCAGGGCAGGATCTGCAACAAAACGGCGCAGCAGAGCAACAGCTGCGACCTGATGTGCTGCGGCCGAGGGTACAACACGCACATGTACTCCCGCGTGTGGCAGTGCAACTGCAAGTTCCTGTGGTGCTGCTACGTCAAGTGCAACACCTGCAGCGAGAGGACAGAGGTGTACACGTGTAAATAG